One window of the Treponema primitia ZAS-1 genome contains the following:
- a CDS encoding Rpn family recombination-promoting nuclease/putative transposase: MKKPVLKIMVDYVFKLIFGDQRNIDILAGFLKAALNLPETEYDSLTIVDPNLKREFADDKAGVLDVKVRTKTGIVIDVEIQVSAYGGLRKRLTEYAVKMVTEQIKRGDNWG, translated from the coding sequence ATGAAAAAACCGGTGCTCAAAATTATGGTGGACTATGTTTTCAAACTTATCTTCGGCGACCAGCGGAATATCGATATTCTTGCCGGGTTTTTAAAAGCTGCCCTGAATCTGCCCGAGACGGAATACGACAGCCTAACCATCGTGGACCCCAATCTCAAACGGGAGTTTGCAGATGACAAAGCAGGCGTTTTGGACGTAAAAGTTCGTACCAAAACGGGTATCGTAATCGACGTGGAAATCCAGGTCTCCGCCTATGGCGGCCTGCGCAAACGCCTTACCGAGTATGCCGTCAAAATGGTCACTGAACAGATTAAACGGGGGGACAACTGGGGG